In the genome of Dermatophagoides farinae isolate YC_2012a chromosome 4, ASM2471394v1, whole genome shotgun sequence, the window tatatatcacacacacacaggataCAACATGATCTATTTTAACCGGATAATTTGTTTAGTTTTTAAATGTATATATTTGTgctgtgtaaaaaaaaaatcaaatcaaatcaattattgtttGCTATATCGTATCGTATCGTATATATTTGTgctgtgtaaaaaaaaaatcaaatcaaatcaattattgtttGCTATATCGTATCGTATCGTATcgttatttatttcataaaATCTAACGACTACCAGAAAAAATGTGATCAGattcaaaatattattatcatcatcattatcaccatccaatgaaatgatattggttcttaacaaaaaaaaaaaaaaaaaatttttttttttgcactttataataataatcaaatgcaATCAGTaaatatgattataatcGTAATATATAATAGAGAaaatcgtatttttttttcttctcagtttctttattttccatagtaaaaaaaatgatgatgataatgatgtgtatgtgtgtgtgtttgtgtgataaaaattataaataaatcgTACAAATGtacgtaaaaaaaatgcaaagtGCAATAATGTACTCACACGCACACACGCCCCAATTATTAtacatatatttttttctctggaaATATATCAATGacatgtattttttttttttttttgcacatcCATGATAATCCAATTTATAATGATATATTACTCATATTGTGAAGTGGAAGGAAAATATACATCAGTTTgtattttatgttttttccatcctcattcaaaacaacaacgataccaacaccaccaccaccaccaccaccaccactctGTAAATTACACGCATATTATTCATGTTCAAATTATATatggatttcattttcttgtttcttgtttgtttgtttgtttgttgatgatgatgatgatcaaataaaatcaagATCCAAGTACAAGTAAATCATAGATTAATGGATAGATAGATTGATAGATTGTACATAGAGACAaatttgatagaaaaaaaaatgaaatgtgaaattaatttggctatcaatcaaaatcgggtcatcataatttttgaatataaatcaatcaaatgttttaacatataatgtttgattttaatagatttgcacttttttttctttttttttttttttttttggttgcagTTGCATGCCAACCGATAagatttatcattcaatcaattatcatcatccaattaattatatcatcatcagcttaGTGTGAAATACgttcatttatattatttcCATAAACAATAAcgactacgacgacgacaatgatgatgatgtatattAACGACATTCGAATGTGAAGTTTTTCTTGtgaatttgtgtgtgtgtataaaatAGTTAATTagttaaattcattttttttccagaaaaattgttccgttttttttgccataaacatctgtttgtttgtttgatgaatataGTATCTTTTATTCGAGAGATCGATTGATAGATAGATTGCATGCagcatcattttcatattatccatccatatacacacagacacattaTAGACATCGATTTATCGATATCGATTCATCGccgtttgtttatttgtttgtttgtattcacatcatcatcatcatcatcaagattaactgtatttgtgtgttttcaaTGCAAGttttaaatggaaaattttttattattgccaaattttcaccatttaaaaatttttttttctgtttatttcatttctctataaaataatatatcaatcaatataaacacatacacacacacacacacacacatttatcaatgtttattgtttctatttgattttccattatagttttcaatcaaatttcacTGCGTTTTTAATATGTGAACCaatgcaaaaataaaaatagaaaatttcatttgataaattcatcaaatatgtatgaaaataataatgtgacATCGCCACCAAGACCACCACAAGCaacacaaaaatcatcatcgacaacaacgataatgaaaatcgatAACCAATGTGAAAAagatcaacaatcatcattggaaacaatgacaattaaatcatcgaataataataataatgaatatttaaaatcgattctttacgataataatataaatgaatcatataataataatcttaatatttcaaaaacttcgtcatcatcatcttgtccATTAAAACagattaataaaaaatccTGTTCATTTATGGAAATGTTAGGACAAATCATATCGAATGtattcaaatcgattgataataaagatgataataatcatcaaacaataattgatgatgatgaacaacgacaacaacaaatgactaataataataaacaagaTGAACAGATATTCAAACAATATCGAATATCggaagaaaataaagaaatttttcaacacttTAAAACAGAAtgtcagaaattttttccagaaaATCTTTATAATCCAcatgattcaaataaattactCACCGATCATGAACGTTTACAACTGGAACGATTGGATAAAGTATTGGATCCATTACGTTATAAAATTATGGGTGGACATCGTTGTAAAGAAGTTCTTCGTGGTTATCTAAATCAttgtatttttcaatcatttaatcatgatcaaatgattgataatggctacgatcatcataaacagCAACAGTTGATGAATAGAGAAGAATTGGGGGAAAATCTTTATCGTGCCTGTGAAATTACCATTAATATGTTGATAACATTGGCCAAACAAATTGAACCATTCACTGAACAAAGTAGTAATGATCAGATTTGTTTATTACAACAAAG includes:
- the LOC124490227 gene encoding uncharacterized protein LOC124490227 — protein: MYENNNVTSPPRPPQATQKSSSTTTIMKIDNQCEKDQQSSLETMTIKSSNNNNNEYLKSILYDNNINESYNNNLNISKTSSSSSCPLKQINKKSCSFMEMLGQIISNVFKSIDNKDDNNHQTIIDDDEQRQQQMTNNNKQDEQIFKQYRISEENKEIFQHFKTECQKFFPENLYNPHDSNKLLTDHERLQLERLDKVLDPLRYKIMGGHRCKEVLRGYLNHCIFQSFNHDQMIDNGYDHHKQQQLMNREELGENLYRACEITINMLITLAKQIEPFTEQSSNDQICLLQQSVMPIMTLRSLLIQNRKSPPPQQRPSPPLNNLKRQCSMSDYDDINVTTTMINDDHDDNDTIIKAKTTKTLLKRICLDAVRSNGSQSSTNIRPSCIIKSTTIKISENQADNSSSLINDKNNESHHHHHHHHYIMALEYEKRFQILYQKLFQSIDDYWIKDKYIFYLLFVIVLFQPSNHHNHSTINNLENVDKIRQEHYRNMHLLQRYLHNRFVGEPNAQWLARSHFVRLFDLIQQVYYLHRNVIQKLWSYNLKYAHNLLEKLCAH